Proteins from one Bacteroides mediterraneensis genomic window:
- a CDS encoding RidA family protein produces MKKVIFTEKAPAAIGPYSQAVEVNGMVFLSGQIPVDPATGEVVEGGIKEQTTRVFENIKNVLAEAGLTTANVVKTTVFLSDMALFGDMNAVYAQYFEGDFPARSAVAVKALPKGVLVEIESIAVR; encoded by the coding sequence ATGAAAAAAGTAATTTTTACAGAAAAGGCTCCTGCTGCCATTGGCCCATACAGCCAGGCTGTGGAAGTGAACGGTATGGTATTCTTGTCTGGACAGATTCCGGTAGATCCGGCTACAGGCGAGGTAGTGGAAGGTGGAATCAAGGAACAGACCACACGGGTGTTTGAAAACATCAAGAACGTGCTGGCTGAAGCCGGACTGACTACTGCCAATGTAGTGAAAACTACGGTATTCCTGTCTGATATGGCCTTGTTTGGCGACATGAATGCCGTGTATGCCCAGTATTTCGAGGGCGATTTCCCGGCTCGTTCGGCTGTGGCCGTAAAGGCTTTGCCGAAAGGAGTGCTGGTAGAAATAGAAAGTATTGCGGTGAGATAA